One Oleidesulfovibrio alaskensis DSM 16109 genomic region harbors:
- the ybeY gene encoding rRNA maturation RNase YbeY, which yields MIVITTRTGAMTGFPLCRHDIRIALHNMLSCLGLSGAHVEVILTDDGESAQLNREFLGCYGPTNILSFPAAGPVAAPRQEPDSPPACRKDSSHAEDDTDLGVLALSTGAVHRESFLYGQPPHRHALRLLAHGLLHLAGYDHGPQMDDMTETLMQCATGKAAADTVVTGF from the coding sequence ATGATTGTCATAACAACACGCACCGGTGCCATGACCGGTTTTCCTCTTTGCCGTCACGACATCAGAATAGCACTGCATAACATGCTTAGCTGTCTTGGACTTTCCGGTGCGCATGTGGAGGTCATTCTGACCGATGACGGGGAAAGCGCACAGCTGAACCGCGAGTTTCTGGGCTGCTACGGCCCGACGAACATACTTTCGTTTCCCGCCGCTGGCCCTGTCGCAGCCCCCCGTCAAGAACCGGACAGCCCCCCTGCATGCCGGAAAGACAGCAGCCACGCCGAGGACGACACAGACCTCGGGGTTCTGGCTCTTTCCACCGGTGCCGTGCACAGGGAAAGCTTTCTTTACGGACAACCACCGCACCGGCACGCCCTGCGCCTGCTTGCTCACGGACTGCTGCACCTTGCAGGTTACGACCATGGCCCGCAGATGGACGACATGACAGAAACACTGATGCAATGCGCAACCGGCAAGGCAGCAGCGGATACGGTCGTTACCGGATTCTGA